A genome region from Drosophila simulans strain w501 chromosome 2R, Prin_Dsim_3.1, whole genome shotgun sequence includes the following:
- the LOC27207294 gene encoding cytochrome c oxidase assembly factor 5, which yields MMRYEGNERLADETACAGVRADLKMCLLESDCCKMGKTPRQCLQDNNVPPECQVLRNTFYECKRSLLDNRQRFRGRKGY from the exons ATGATGCGCTACGAGGGCAACGAGAGGCTGGCCGATGAGACGGCGTGCGCGGGTGTGCGTGCGGATCTCAAGATGTGCCTCCTGGAGAGCGACTGCTGCAAAATGGGCAAGACGCCGCGCCAGTGCCTCCAGGACAACAACGTTCCACCTGAGTGTCAGGTGCTCCGCAACACCTTCTACGAGTGCAAGCGCTCCCTG TTGGACAACCGACAGCGCTTTCGAGGTCGCAAGGGCTACTGA